A stretch of Aeromicrobium tamlense DNA encodes these proteins:
- a CDS encoding MarR family winged helix-turn-helix transcriptional regulator, giving the protein MDEVDEIVAAWRRERPDVEVSPLEVFSRLMRLAKHLERLRKQAFTAHELDVWEWDVLSALRRSGEPYELSPGHLVAATMVTSGTMTNRVDRLVQRGLVQRRPAPSDRRGVLVRLTPEGRQRVDGALDTLIGLESAILEDLPSTERDHVAQALRTLTSHFNG; this is encoded by the coding sequence ATGGACGAGGTCGACGAGATCGTCGCGGCGTGGCGCCGTGAGCGCCCCGATGTCGAGGTGTCCCCGCTCGAGGTCTTCAGCCGCCTGATGCGATTGGCCAAGCACCTCGAGCGGCTCCGCAAGCAGGCGTTCACCGCGCACGAGCTCGACGTGTGGGAGTGGGACGTGCTGTCCGCGCTGCGCCGCTCGGGCGAGCCCTACGAGCTCTCCCCCGGCCACCTCGTCGCCGCCACGATGGTCACGAGCGGCACGATGACCAACCGCGTCGACCGGCTCGTCCAGCGCGGTCTCGTGCAGCGCCGGCCCGCCCCGTCGGATCGACGCGGCGTGCTCGTGCGGCTCACCCCCGAGGGCCGCCAGCGCGTCGACGGCGCCCTCGACACCCTCATCGGGCTGGAGTCGGCGATCCTCGAGGATCTCCCCTCGACCGAGCGCGACCACGTCGCCCAGG
- a CDS encoding PaaI family thioesterase has protein sequence MTAVGDPGPFASHLGFRVVRADAEGAVVEATPGPDHVNGGGILHGGYLNALLDSATGWAVHATGAGVVAPHVQLSTQFVRAGAPGRPLVCVATCISAGGRIAMTEGEITQDGRVIARATGTHAVIARG, from the coding sequence ATGACCGCCGTGGGAGACCCTGGACCCTTCGCGTCGCATCTGGGCTTCCGGGTGGTACGCGCCGATGCCGAGGGCGCCGTCGTCGAGGCGACACCCGGGCCCGATCACGTGAACGGCGGCGGCATCCTGCACGGCGGGTACCTCAACGCCCTCCTCGACAGCGCCACCGGGTGGGCAGTGCACGCGACCGGGGCCGGCGTCGTCGCCCCGCACGTCCAGCTCAGCACCCAGTTCGTCCGTGCCGGCGCACCGGGCAGGCCGCTCGTCTGTGTGGCGACCTGCATCAGCGCCGGCGGGCGGATCGCGATGACGGAGGGGGAGATCACCCAGGATGGACGGGTGATCGCCCGCGCGACCGGCACGCATGCCGTCATCGCACGGGGCTGA
- the glmU gene encoding bifunctional UDP-N-acetylglucosamine diphosphorylase/glucosamine-1-phosphate N-acetyltransferase GlmU — MSEQVTAIVLAAGAGTRMKSRRAKVLHEIAGRPMLGHALDAVRTAGIDHVVTVVGHDREQVEAAVTRLDPSATIAVQIEQRGTGDAVRVALDAAGSTSATYLVTYADVPLLSAETLRGLVDEHRAHGHAVTILTSEPEDPAGYGRILRDASGAVTAIREHKDCTDEERATREVNSGILVVDGPFLDRAVRALSTDNAQAELYLTDIVGQAVTEGLPVGAHVLEDVWQTEGVNDRRQLVRLGRELNRRTVNRWLAEGVTIVDPETTWIDSAVTIGRDTTILPGTQLLGATTIGEGVTIGPDTTLRDVEVGDDASVVRTHGSDAVVGPGATVGPFAYLRPGAVLDTGSKVGTFVEVKNSHIGPGAKVPHLSYIGDAEVGEGTNLGAGAITANYDGVSKHRTTIGTHVKTGCHNVFVAPVSLGDGAHTGAGTVVREDVAPGALAVPASGQRTIEGWVASRRPGTPSAHAADQTTQETSGGHQQEPQ, encoded by the coding sequence GTGAGCGAGCAGGTCACCGCGATCGTCCTGGCAGCTGGTGCCGGGACCCGGATGAAGTCGCGCCGAGCGAAGGTGCTGCACGAGATCGCCGGGCGCCCCATGCTGGGCCACGCGCTCGACGCCGTGCGGACCGCCGGGATCGATCACGTCGTCACCGTCGTCGGCCACGACCGCGAGCAGGTCGAGGCGGCCGTCACGCGGCTCGACCCCTCCGCCACGATCGCCGTCCAGATCGAGCAGCGCGGCACCGGCGACGCCGTCCGCGTCGCGCTGGACGCCGCCGGCTCGACCTCCGCGACCTACCTGGTCACCTACGCCGACGTGCCGCTGCTGTCCGCCGAGACGCTGCGCGGCCTCGTCGACGAGCACCGCGCGCACGGCCACGCCGTCACGATCCTCACCTCGGAGCCCGAGGACCCCGCCGGCTACGGACGGATCCTGCGCGACGCCTCGGGCGCGGTCACCGCGATCCGCGAGCACAAGGACTGCACGGACGAGGAGCGCGCGACCCGCGAGGTCAACAGCGGCATCCTCGTCGTCGACGGCCCGTTCCTCGACCGCGCCGTGCGGGCCCTGAGCACCGACAACGCGCAGGCCGAGCTGTACCTCACCGACATCGTCGGCCAGGCCGTCACCGAGGGACTGCCCGTCGGCGCCCACGTCCTCGAGGACGTCTGGCAGACCGAGGGCGTCAACGACCGCCGCCAGCTGGTGCGCCTCGGTCGGGAGCTCAATCGCCGCACGGTCAATCGCTGGCTCGCCGAGGGCGTCACGATCGTCGACCCCGAGACCACGTGGATCGACAGCGCTGTCACGATCGGCCGCGACACCACGATCCTTCCGGGCACCCAGCTGCTGGGCGCCACCACGATCGGCGAGGGCGTCACGATCGGGCCCGACACCACGCTGCGCGACGTCGAGGTCGGCGACGACGCCTCGGTCGTCCGCACGCACGGGTCGGATGCCGTGGTCGGCCCGGGCGCCACCGTCGGCCCGTTCGCCTACCTGCGCCCCGGCGCGGTCCTCGACACCGGCTCGAAGGTCGGCACGTTCGTCGAGGTCAAGAACAGCCACATCGGCCCCGGCGCGAAGGTGCCGCACCTGTCCTACATCGGCGACGCCGAGGTGGGGGAGGGCACCAACCTGGGAGCCGGCGCGATCACCGCCAACTACGACGGGGTGAGCAAGCACCGCACCACGATCGGCACGCACGTCAAGACCGGGTGCCACAACGTGTTCGTCGCGCCCGTGAGCCTCGGTGACGGCGCTCACACGGGCGCGGGAACGGTCGTCCGCGAGGACGTGGCGCCGGGGGCGCTGGCCGTCCCCGCGTCGGGACAGAGGACAATCGAGGGGTGGGTCGCGAGCCGGCGACCGGGTACGCCTTCCGCGCACGCCGCGGACCAGACCACGCAGGAGACCAGCGGTGGCCACCAACAAGAGCCTCAGTAA
- a CDS encoding ribose-phosphate diphosphokinase — MLFSGRAHPILAQEVAELLEVDCVPTTAYDFANGEIYVRFEESVRGCDAFVIQSHAAPINEAIMEQLIMIDALKRASAKRITVVLPFYGYARQDKKHLGREPISARLMADLFLAAGADRLMTVDLHTAQIQGFFDGPVDHLLAMPILTRQVRKRYGNKPLAVVSPDAGRIKVAEQWARQFDNAPLAFIHKTRDISQANVTKANRVVGEVAGRTCILVDDLIDTGGTICQAAEALMNDGAAEVVIAATHAVFSGEAVDKLKNSVATEVIVTNTLPLSEDRQFDKLTVLSIAPLLAQAVSAVFEDGSVTSLFSE; from the coding sequence ATGTTGTTCTCGGGCCGCGCGCACCCGATCCTCGCCCAGGAGGTCGCCGAGCTGCTCGAGGTGGACTGCGTGCCCACCACGGCCTACGACTTCGCCAACGGCGAGATCTACGTGCGCTTCGAGGAGTCGGTGCGCGGCTGTGACGCCTTCGTGATCCAGAGCCACGCCGCGCCCATCAACGAGGCGATCATGGAGCAGCTCATCATGATCGACGCGCTCAAGCGCGCCTCGGCCAAGCGCATCACCGTGGTCCTGCCGTTCTACGGCTACGCCCGCCAGGACAAGAAGCACCTCGGTCGCGAGCCCATCAGCGCCCGCCTCATGGCCGACCTCTTCCTTGCCGCCGGCGCCGACCGCCTCATGACGGTCGACCTGCACACCGCGCAGATCCAGGGCTTCTTCGACGGCCCCGTCGACCACCTCCTGGCCATGCCGATCCTGACGCGTCAGGTGCGCAAGCGCTACGGCAACAAGCCGCTCGCGGTGGTCTCGCCCGACGCCGGCCGGATCAAGGTCGCCGAGCAGTGGGCCCGCCAGTTCGACAACGCCCCGCTGGCGTTCATCCACAAGACCCGCGACATCTCGCAGGCCAACGTCACCAAGGCCAACCGGGTCGTCGGCGAGGTCGCCGGCCGCACGTGCATCCTGGTCGACGACCTCATCGACACCGGCGGCACGATCTGCCAGGCCGCCGAGGCCCTCATGAACGACGGCGCGGCCGAGGTCGTCATCGCCGCCACGCACGCCGTGTTCTCGGGCGAGGCCGTCGACAAGCTGAAGAACTCGGTCGCCACCGAGGTCATCGTCACCAACACGCTGCCGCTGTCGGAGGACCGTCAGTTCGACAAGCTCACCGTCCTGTCGATCGCCCCGCTGCTGGCGCAGGCCGTCTCGGCGGTGTTCGAGGACGGCTCGGTCACGAGCCTCTTCTCCGAGTGA
- a CDS encoding 50S ribosomal protein L25/general stress protein Ctc, translated as MAEIKLSAEQRTEFGKGAARRIRRDDKIPAVLYGHGTDPIHVTLPGHDTMLALKTPNALLAIDLGSDNHLAIPKQVQRDPLKGFIEHVDLLIVKRGEKVTVDVAITVVGEPEAGVLLVTENATVALEVEATHIPSEIEVSVEGLQVGAQVLASDLDLPRGAALAVEEDLLILNLTHAPTAAEVEAELEDAEAEAGIEHDQPEAPAEEQAAEPESTES; from the coding sequence GTGGCCGAGATCAAGCTTTCCGCCGAGCAGCGCACCGAGTTCGGCAAGGGTGCCGCGCGCCGCATCCGACGTGACGACAAGATCCCCGCCGTCCTCTACGGACACGGCACCGACCCGATCCACGTGACCCTGCCCGGCCACGACACGATGCTCGCGCTCAAGACCCCGAACGCGCTGCTCGCGATCGACCTGGGCTCGGACAACCACCTCGCCATCCCGAAGCAGGTCCAGCGCGACCCGCTCAAGGGCTTCATCGAGCACGTCGACCTGCTCATCGTCAAGCGTGGCGAGAAGGTCACCGTCGACGTCGCGATCACCGTCGTGGGCGAGCCCGAGGCCGGCGTCCTGCTGGTCACCGAGAACGCCACGGTCGCCCTCGAGGTCGAGGCCACGCACATCCCGTCCGAGATCGAGGTCTCGGTCGAGGGCCTGCAGGTCGGCGCGCAGGTGCTCGCCTCCGACCTCGACCTGCCCCGGGGTGCGGCCCTGGCGGTCGAGGAGGACCTGCTCATCCTCAACCTGACCCACGCGCCCACCGCGGCCGAGGTCGAGGCCGAGCTCGAGGACGCCGAGGCCGAGGCCGGCATCGAGCACGACCAGCCCGAGGCGCCCGCCGAGGAGCAGGCCGCCGAGCCGGAGTCCACCGAGAGCTGA
- the pth gene encoding aminoacyl-tRNA hydrolase has translation MTWLVVGLGNPGPSYAATRHNVGYHVTDELAARMGGRFSSLKAARADIVSGLLASERTVLGRSRAYMNESGGAVSALMKYYDVTPDRLIVIHDELDLPLGSLRCKSGGGDNGHNGLKSIRQSIGTGDFLRVRFGIGRPPGQQPVHDFVLKPFAKVERTEVDIVTQEAADAVESLISVGLEKTQSAFNS, from the coding sequence ATGACCTGGCTGGTCGTCGGGCTGGGGAACCCCGGCCCGTCCTATGCCGCCACCCGGCACAACGTCGGGTACCACGTGACCGATGAGCTGGCCGCCCGCATGGGCGGCCGGTTCTCGTCTCTGAAGGCGGCGCGCGCCGACATCGTCTCGGGCCTGCTCGCGAGCGAGCGCACGGTCCTGGGCCGCTCTCGCGCCTACATGAACGAGAGCGGCGGGGCGGTCTCCGCGCTGATGAAGTACTACGACGTCACGCCCGACCGGCTGATCGTCATCCACGACGAGCTCGACCTGCCGCTGGGCTCGCTGCGCTGCAAGTCCGGCGGCGGCGACAACGGGCACAACGGGTTGAAGTCGATCCGTCAGTCGATCGGCACGGGCGACTTCCTGCGCGTGCGGTTCGGCATCGGGCGCCCGCCCGGCCAGCAGCCCGTGCACGACTTCGTGCTCAAGCCGTTCGCGAAGGTCGAGCGCACCGAGGTCGACATCGTCACGCAGGAGGCCGCCGACGCGGTCGAGAGCCTGATCTCCGTCGGCCTGGAGAAGACGCAGAGCGCCTTCAACTCCTGA
- a CDS encoding beta-xylosidase family glycoside hydrolase produces MLHLNPPGRRTATILATLAVLASALGAPASAETTDPTPTPSASEPAPTSEPSPAPTSAATSAPTSAPTSAPTTAPTTSAPTVQAATQPDYSRSVLDTSPSQIAFGTRAGRPCTGGQAVSVVTWNGDDLPWTASADASWISLSATSGPSPAQLTVTADCDELSVGVHSAQVTVRDDAPGVDQSQTVDVRVVVNPSGPVGISTWKDGHRGAFSSSTDDSYDSGYAELKAAGTKGTFVMNGSTPPASYPQMYADGMELGSHLLYHLCTLVSRTSLISHMTGSISAVAQATGSADEVQSLVWPCGFRNIEYGVTAADYFLSARGYNWNALEDTTPVDFMDLKSFNSHEHAPVPPADLKTIVDDAQSQGKWANLVLHDMTNDDGAIAYAATKDVWSAPIGTVVKYIHQRNRTVIDDVVDGQDALDFTIRRLPLPAVPQRDAEAFVKSRDALTFTVDVTGVPHVSGVRVAGATVPFRIRTEGDTSTLYFSSAVTTSKQAVKILKSETVPPILEVDDTALSFTSAQDGAVKEKTLAVTNSGAGTLTWGAEVVSGASWLSVTPESGTGDGSVTVRANPGSLAAGTYSGSVKLHASGAAGSPVIVPVSLTITPKGEKSYLLNYPDRAALLADGWDFKARTAAGAVRDTERTSGAVVSYSASGLRVPVDTGDIWSSMNNSRNSLLRDLPSGWSRVELSVPSFAPTRNYQSAGIGVYDDDDNYVLLTRSFNVGQRVSLVNEVGGTAQIVQAQTATATSLRLRLTRSGNTITAAYSTTGGASWIPAGSVSSTRAFSRLALLTGADAQTTSQPTALYDEVVVAADESTQPTTAPTTTPTTQPTTQPTTQPTTTPTTQPTTSPTTTPPTTTPPAGGTFSLGYANRAAMIADGWDFRARTGAGIVRDTERTSGATATYSAQGLGLPTTSGDLWSTSNNSDNTVLRDLPSNWTSVRVRLTHAPSANYQHAGIVLYDNDDNYLELARSYHSTAGGQIVMAVNETSGTPAAQAVSGVTATDLVLRFERNAATNQIVSSFSSDAGATWRTVSTVTRGFTAPRLALNSGGATGAQITATFREATIQVPATVAPTEPAPSPTTPTPTATPTPTTPSPSPTTPTPTPTTPTPTAPTETTDTHVLDQTSRAGLLAAGWDFAARTVAGAVRNTESATAAPSYATNGLGLATGQGDLWQAMNNTTNTVFRDLPATWTSVTTTMSYAPTANYQHGGIVLYVDDDNYVELTRAYNSTAGAHTVALIDERSGTPVVQRVGTTATSLQLRFTRNAATGVITGSFSTDAGQNWREVGTVSRTLTNVRIGLNAGGAVSGSPVARFERVVVGRTTAG; encoded by the coding sequence ATGCTTCATCTCAACCCCCCGGGCCGGCGGACCGCGACGATCCTCGCGACGCTGGCCGTGCTGGCCTCGGCCCTGGGCGCTCCGGCGTCCGCCGAAACCACCGACCCCACGCCGACGCCGAGCGCCTCCGAGCCCGCGCCGACGAGCGAGCCGTCCCCGGCTCCCACGAGCGCCGCGACCAGCGCGCCCACCTCCGCTCCCACGAGCGCCCCGACCACCGCGCCCACCACGAGCGCCCCCACCGTCCAGGCCGCCACGCAGCCCGACTACAGCCGCTCGGTGCTGGACACCTCGCCCTCGCAGATCGCCTTCGGCACCCGCGCCGGCCGGCCGTGCACCGGGGGACAGGCCGTCTCGGTCGTCACCTGGAACGGTGACGACCTGCCGTGGACCGCCTCCGCCGACGCGTCATGGATCTCGCTGTCCGCCACGTCGGGCCCGAGCCCCGCGCAGCTGACCGTCACGGCCGACTGCGACGAGCTGTCCGTAGGCGTCCACTCCGCCCAGGTCACCGTCCGCGACGACGCGCCCGGCGTCGACCAGAGCCAGACCGTCGACGTGCGCGTCGTGGTGAACCCGTCCGGCCCGGTGGGCATCTCCACCTGGAAGGACGGTCACCGCGGTGCGTTCAGCTCCTCCACCGACGACTCGTACGACTCGGGCTACGCCGAGCTGAAGGCCGCCGGGACCAAGGGCACCTTCGTCATGAACGGCAGCACGCCTCCCGCGAGCTACCCGCAGATGTACGCCGACGGCATGGAGCTGGGCTCGCACCTGCTCTACCACCTGTGCACGCTGGTGAGCCGCACGAGCCTGATCTCGCACATGACGGGCAGCATCTCGGCCGTCGCGCAGGCCACGGGCTCGGCCGACGAGGTCCAGAGCCTCGTGTGGCCGTGTGGCTTCCGCAACATCGAGTACGGGGTCACCGCCGCCGACTACTTCCTGTCCGCGCGCGGCTACAACTGGAACGCGCTCGAGGACACGACGCCCGTCGACTTCATGGACCTCAAGAGCTTCAACTCCCACGAGCACGCGCCCGTGCCCCCGGCCGACCTGAAGACGATCGTCGACGACGCCCAGAGCCAGGGCAAGTGGGCCAACCTCGTCCTGCACGACATGACCAACGACGACGGCGCGATCGCCTACGCCGCCACGAAGGACGTCTGGTCGGCGCCCATCGGCACGGTCGTGAAGTACATCCACCAGCGCAACCGCACGGTGATCGACGACGTCGTCGACGGCCAGGACGCCCTCGACTTCACGATCCGCCGGCTGCCCCTGCCTGCCGTCCCGCAGCGTGATGCCGAGGCGTTCGTGAAGTCGCGCGACGCCCTCACGTTCACCGTCGACGTCACGGGCGTGCCGCACGTCTCGGGCGTCCGGGTGGCCGGCGCGACGGTGCCGTTCCGCATCCGCACCGAGGGCGACACCTCCACCCTCTACTTCTCCTCGGCGGTCACCACGTCGAAGCAGGCCGTCAAGATCCTCAAGTCCGAGACGGTGCCGCCGATCCTCGAGGTCGACGACACCGCGCTGTCCTTCACGTCGGCCCAGGACGGGGCGGTGAAGGAGAAGACGCTCGCCGTCACGAACTCCGGCGCGGGCACGCTGACCTGGGGTGCCGAGGTCGTCTCGGGCGCCTCGTGGCTCTCGGTCACGCCCGAGTCGGGCACCGGCGACGGCAGCGTCACGGTGCGCGCGAACCCGGGCTCCCTGGCGGCGGGCACATACTCCGGCTCGGTCAAGCTGCACGCGTCCGGCGCGGCGGGCAGCCCGGTCATCGTCCCGGTGTCGCTCACCATCACGCCCAAGGGCGAGAAGAGCTACCTCCTGAACTACCCCGACCGCGCGGCGCTGCTGGCCGACGGCTGGGACTTCAAGGCGAGGACGGCGGCCGGCGCGGTGCGCGACACCGAGCGCACGTCCGGCGCCGTGGTCTCGTACTCGGCCTCCGGCCTGCGAGTGCCGGTCGACACCGGCGACATCTGGTCGTCGATGAACAACTCGCGGAACTCGCTGCTGCGCGACCTGCCCTCCGGGTGGAGCCGTGTCGAGCTGTCGGTCCCGTCGTTCGCGCCCACCCGGAACTACCAGTCCGCGGGCATCGGCGTGTACGACGACGACGACAACTACGTGCTGCTGACGCGCAGCTTCAACGTGGGCCAGCGGGTCTCGCTGGTCAACGAGGTCGGGGGCACGGCGCAGATCGTCCAGGCGCAGACGGCCACGGCGACGAGCCTGCGCCTGCGGCTGACCCGGTCGGGCAACACGATCACCGCGGCGTACTCCACGACGGGCGGGGCCTCGTGGATCCCGGCCGGCTCGGTGAGCTCGACGCGGGCGTTCTCGCGACTCGCGCTGCTGACGGGCGCCGACGCGCAGACCACCTCGCAGCCCACCGCGCTGTACGACGAGGTCGTCGTCGCGGCGGACGAGTCGACCCAGCCGACCACCGCGCCCACCACGACGCCGACGACGCAGCCGACCACCCAGCCGACGACGCAGCCCACCACGACGCCGACCACCCAGCCCACGACCAGCCCGACGACGACGCCGCCCACCACGACGCCGCCCGCGGGCGGGACGTTCTCGCTCGGCTACGCGAACCGCGCCGCGATGATCGCGGACGGCTGGGACTTCCGCGCCCGCACGGGCGCCGGGATCGTGCGCGACACCGAGCGCACCAGCGGCGCCACGGCGACGTACTCGGCGCAGGGCCTCGGCCTGCCGACCACGTCGGGCGACCTGTGGTCGACGTCGAACAACTCCGACAACACGGTCCTGCGCGACCTGCCCAGCAACTGGACCTCGGTCCGGGTGCGGCTGACCCACGCGCCGTCCGCGAACTACCAGCACGCCGGGATCGTGCTGTACGACAACGACGACAACTACCTCGAGCTCGCGCGGTCGTACCACTCCACCGCCGGCGGACAGATCGTCATGGCGGTCAACGAGACCTCGGGCACCCCTGCGGCGCAGGCCGTCTCGGGCGTGACCGCGACGGACCTCGTGCTGCGGTTCGAGCGCAACGCGGCGACGAACCAGATCGTGTCCTCGTTCTCGAGCGACGCCGGAGCCACGTGGCGCACGGTCAGCACCGTCACGCGCGGCTTCACGGCTCCGCGGCTGGCGCTGAACTCCGGCGGCGCGACGGGTGCGCAGATCACCGCGACCTTCCGCGAGGCCACGATCCAGGTGCCGGCCACGGTCGCACCGACCGAGCCGGCCCCGTCGCCGACCACGCCGACACCGACAGCGACGCCGACGCCGACGACGCCGTCGCCGTCCCCCACGACGCCGACCCCCACCCCCACGACGCCGACGCCCACGGCCCCGACCGAGACGACGGACACGCACGTGCTCGACCAGACGTCGCGCGCCGGCCTGCTGGCCGCGGGCTGGGACTTCGCGGCCCGCACGGTGGCCGGCGCGGTCCGCAACACCGAGAGCGCCACGGCGGCGCCGAGCTACGCGACGAACGGGCTGGGCCTGGCCACGGGCCAGGGCGACCTGTGGCAGGCGATGAACAACACGACCAACACCGTGTTCCGCGACCTGCCGGCGACGTGGACGAGCGTGACCACCACGATGAGCTACGCACCGACGGCGAACTACCAGCACGGCGGGATCGTGCTCTACGTCGACGACGACAACTACGTCGAGCTGACCCGTGCCTACAACTCCACGGCGGGCGCGCACACGGTGGCCCTCATCGACGAGCGGTCGGGCACCCCGGTGGTGCAGCGCGTGGGCACGACCGCCACGTCACTGCAGCTGCGGTTCACGCGCAACGCCGCCACGGGTGTGATCACGGGCTCGTTCTCCACGGATGCTGGTCAAAACTGGCGCGAGGTGGGCACCGTCAGTCGTACGCTGACGAACGTGAGGATCGGACTCAACGCCGGGGGAGCCGTCTCGGGCTCGCCCGTGGCGCGGTTCGAGCGCGTCGTCGTCGGCCGGACCACGGCGGGCTGA
- a CDS encoding acyltransferase, translating to MSEPRRLSLGIRDSTFGDDCVVAEQVNIYEATFGDRCFVGPFVEVQNDVVCGSNVRIQSHTLVCEGMRVGDDVFIGHGVMTANSRYPQAGAAEWTCEPPVIGDRVAIGSNASILPGVVIGDDAVIGSGAVVSRDVAPGAVVVGANRVLQKPEQP from the coding sequence GTGAGTGAGCCGCGGCGGCTGTCCCTCGGCATCCGCGACTCGACGTTCGGCGACGACTGCGTCGTGGCCGAGCAGGTCAACATCTACGAGGCCACGTTCGGCGATCGCTGCTTCGTCGGTCCGTTCGTGGAGGTTCAGAACGACGTCGTCTGCGGCTCGAACGTGCGCATCCAGTCCCACACGCTGGTGTGCGAGGGCATGCGGGTCGGCGACGACGTGTTCATCGGGCACGGCGTGATGACCGCGAACTCGCGCTACCCGCAGGCCGGGGCCGCGGAGTGGACGTGCGAGCCGCCGGTGATCGGCGACCGCGTCGCGATCGGCTCGAACGCCTCGATCCTCCCGGGGGTGGTCATCGGCGACGACGCCGTGATCGGCTCCGGCGCCGTCGTCTCGCGCGACGTCGCGCCGGGCGCCGTCGTGGTCGGCGCCAACCGAGTCCTGCAGAAGCCGGAGCAGCCATGA
- a CDS encoding DegT/DnrJ/EryC1/StrS family aminotransferase — protein MRVPFLDLAAQQAEIADEVLPRWQELFASSEFIGGPDIEAFEREYAAYVGVDHCVAVANGTDAIELALRAVGVAAGDEVVLPANTFVATAGAVARIGAVPVLVDADPEYLLIDPDLVEAAITDRTRALVPVHLFGQTAPVELLRPIAERHGLAIVEDTAQAQGARSSAGVAGALGDASSTSFYPGKNLGAAGDAGGVLTHDAAVAEVVRSTANHGSTVKYVHDRVGINSRLDAVHAVVLSAKLRRLERWNEARRAAAARYTELLAHVPGVRTPRVRPGNEDVWHLYVVQVDDRDRVLARLHEEGIGAAIHYPTPVHLTDAYAHLGHGPGSFPVAEEAARRILSLPMHPHLTASDQDEVVTTLAKVVQEDAS, from the coding sequence ATGAGAGTGCCCTTCCTCGACCTCGCCGCCCAGCAGGCCGAGATCGCCGACGAGGTCCTGCCCCGGTGGCAGGAGCTGTTCGCCTCGTCGGAGTTCATCGGCGGGCCCGACATCGAGGCGTTCGAGCGCGAGTACGCGGCCTACGTCGGCGTCGACCACTGCGTCGCCGTGGCCAACGGCACCGACGCGATCGAGCTCGCCCTGCGCGCCGTGGGCGTCGCGGCGGGCGACGAGGTGGTGCTGCCGGCCAACACGTTCGTCGCCACGGCGGGTGCCGTCGCGCGGATCGGCGCGGTGCCGGTGCTGGTCGACGCGGACCCCGAGTACCTGCTGATCGACCCCGACCTCGTCGAGGCCGCGATCACCGACCGCACCCGCGCCCTCGTGCCGGTGCACCTGTTCGGCCAGACCGCGCCCGTCGAGCTGCTGCGGCCGATCGCCGAGCGCCACGGCCTCGCGATCGTCGAGGACACCGCCCAGGCGCAGGGCGCGCGCTCGTCCGCGGGCGTCGCCGGGGCCCTGGGCGACGCCTCGTCCACCAGCTTCTACCCCGGCAAGAACCTCGGTGCCGCCGGCGACGCGGGGGGCGTGCTCACCCACGACGCGGCCGTCGCCGAGGTCGTCCGCAGCACCGCGAACCACGGCAGCACGGTCAAGTACGTGCACGACCGGGTCGGCATCAACTCGCGCCTCGACGCCGTGCACGCGGTCGTGCTGAGCGCGAAGCTGCGTCGGCTCGAGCGGTGGAACGAGGCCCGCCGCGCCGCAGCCGCCCGCTACACCGAGCTGCTGGCCCACGTGCCAGGCGTCCGCACGCCACGGGTGCGGCCGGGCAACGAGGACGTCTGGCACCTCTACGTCGTGCAGGTCGACGACCGCGACCGCGTGCTGGCGCGCCTGCACGAGGAGGGCATCGGCGCCGCGATCCACTACCCGACGCCCGTGCACCTCACCGACGCCTACGCCCACCTCGGGCACGGACCCGGCTCGTTCCCGGTCGCCGAGGAGGCCGCCCGGCGGATACTCTCGCTGCCCATGCACCCGCACCTGACCGCTTCCGACCAGGACGAGGTCGTCACGACCCTCGCGAAGGTCGTGCAGGAGGACGCTTCGTGA